One genomic segment of Hordeum vulgare subsp. vulgare chromosome 2H, MorexV3_pseudomolecules_assembly, whole genome shotgun sequence includes these proteins:
- the LOC123428532 gene encoding small glutamine-rich tetratricopeptide repeat-containing protein-like, producing the protein MGNMTRSDSPVSRRIVLSFLDFLSSVELAPGANHEALEVAKDCLESLFSINSSSTSEMIQPGLLLELFTCLQANEQDRARPDPVSRSVSDKPTCSASTSNIQEESNKCTTSNSEGQVEETFDLDHAGDELFAKFYAALDEINFFKISPAGDEDPDQLSKASQFFDDALLEVRKSGRQVASLVDLAEFFKSKGNDFMRSKQHLKAVELYTGAIALSRKNAIYYCNRAAAYTLLNMCNEAVEDCLKSIEIDPNYSKAYSRLGSAYFSMGNFHDALHKGYLKASELEPSNENVRLNIEATKRKLAEQRAAPGQNTHARQGQESHSWFGGQASSGVPFTVFPPGSAPPPPEFFNMMNLGPGYGQQPPQHSVNINLNDIFGHANVNGNAQGHPLSGNPGTQTPPAPFPANAAVPPAFSFMGSGNEANHAQQASGGHGGGQGEPTGAQTDAGIHINIGENMVSPEQAAEALRAVMQMFGPQMGPNEGGGAPRGAPPPPPPGSI; encoded by the exons TTGAGTTAGCTCCTGGGGCTAACCATGAAGCTCTTGAGGTCGCTAAGGATTGCCTGGAGTCCCTTTTtagcatcaactcatcatcaactagCGAAATGATACAGCCAGGACTTCTCCTTGAACTCTTTACTTGTCTGCAAGCTAATGAACAAGATAGGGCAAGACCAGATCCCGTGTCACGATCAGTGTCAGACAAACCTACCTGCAGTGCAAGTACTTCCAATATCCAAGAAGAGTCAAATAAATGTACAACATCAAAT AGTGAAGGCCAAGTGGAAGAAACCTTTGACCTAG ATCATGCAGGAGATGAGCTGTTTGCAAAATTCTATGCTGCACTTGATGAAATAAATTTCTTCAAGATATCACCAGCTGGTGATGAGGATCCTGATCAACTTTCAAAAGCATCACAATTCTTCGATGATGCATTGCTG GAGGTGCGCAAGTCGGGAAGACAAGTGGCAAGTTTAGTTGACCTTGCAGAATTCTTTAAATCGAAAG GCAATGACTTCATGAGATCAAAACAACACCTAAAAGCTGTAGAGCTGTACACCGGTGCCATTGCATTGAGCAGAAAAAACGCCATTTACTATTGTAACAG GGCTGCTGCATATACACTTCTTAATATGTGCAATGAAGCTGTTGAGGACTGCCTGAAGTCAATTGAAATTGATCCGAACTACAGCAAAGCATATAGCCGCCTTGGATCTGCTTATTTTTCAATGGGGAATTTTCATGATGCTTTACACAAGGGATACTTGAAAG CCTCTGAACTTGAGCCTAGCAATGAAAATGTTCGACTGAATATTGAG GCCACCAAAAGGAAGCTGGCTGAACAGCGAGCTGCACCAGGACAG AACACACATGCACGTCAAGGACAAGAATCACATTCATGGTTTGGTGGCCAGGCGAGCAGTGGTGTTCCTTTCACAGTATTCCCTCCTGGAAGTGCTCCTCCCCCTCCTGAATTCTTCAATATGATGAACCTTGGGCCTGGTTATGGCCAGCAGCCACCTCAGCATTCCGTAAATATAAATCTGAATGACATCTTTGGTCATGCAAACGTCAATGGGAATGCCCAGGGGCACCCATTGTCCGGGAATCCAGGCACCCAAACCCCACCGGCTCCTTTCCCAGCAAACGCTGCAGTCCCTCCCGCTTTCTCCTTCATGGGCTCGGGCAATGAAGCAAATCATGCGCAGCAGGCTTCAGGCGGACATGGCGGAGGGCAGGGTGAACCCACCGGTGCCCAGACGGACGCAGGCATCCACATAAATATTGGGGAGAACATGGTGAGCCCGGAGCAGGCCGCCGAGGCTCTCAGAGCTGTGATGCAGATGTTTGGACCGCAGATGGGGCCAAATGAAGGCGGCGGTGCGCCTAGAG gagcgccgccaccaccaccacctggtTCAATCTGA